A region of the Ostrinia nubilalis chromosome 21, ilOstNubi1.1, whole genome shotgun sequence genome:
taaaataattctaaaaaaaatattttcgtataatagaaaaaataattgaaaaagcaATTTgttcccgttaacccctcgtggtaagctaaatatgcttgtgttacgagtgggttcaccacgatgaacccgcgttcctctaCTAGTatgaccccttcaccgttcgactACCGTGGCTTTAATACACTGCTAATACCCATTAGCAGTCTGCTCACAtgacttatggttcggaaacgtggtcttatacagaagctcaaagttgcacagcgtgctgtggagagggctatgctcagtattatgctcggtgtttctttacgagatcgaatcacaaatgaggagatccgtaaacgaactaaagtcgttgacatagcccgacggattagcaagctgaagtggcaataggcagggcacataaaaagtcaaaagtcaaaagtcaaaatttctttatttgtttagactaataaatagttcttacaaatcgtcattttgctcttaaggagcctttacatgtctcataatctttttaccctaccagcgcttcgagaccaacatttggcaagtgctgagaagaagcgccgcaacaaactcagtcaccactgtctgccggttaatataaataaatagaaatagcagtagtaggtacattcgattcaggagcagttcactgaatttaccatgcattcttgtatagtgtaggtatcttataagaatgggtatacaaaattgcgtggtatattaaacaaggtagtgacgtgctaatatctagacttacagattacatacttaaatacttgtagaaatgactcgcatacataagttggaataacttggattgaccagtccccgaaagcagcgcctgttcacagacatgacgagtgaatttaattatagtacgcagaactgacggccgatggggcagcaaggaatgatgtggaggccgcgtaccggaaaacgcagcgtgagacgtccactcacaagatggaccgacgacatcataaaggtagcaggaaagcgctggacgcaggccgctaccaaccgggtaacatggaaagcattgggggaggcctatgttcagcagtggatgatgatgatgatgatgagtctaCTCACAAGACAGTAGAAGGCGTGAGCATAAGGCAGCGGGACTGTAGCTGCTTCTTCCATGGTCCAGTGGTCGGGCACCGGCCACAGCAGTTGCGGCAAGCCTTTAAGGCGCTTGCTAGCGGACCCACTCGGCACTATGCCCATCACGCGGTCTCCCCTGAAACAttataatgttttaaactttcatggtattATTTACGGAAtcctaccatgtaccttaggtACCTTATTATTAACGAGCCTCGAGATCATCGTATCGAGAATCGAGATCATGGcacttgcaacagtgccgaaatatcggaggcATTTACCAGCCAGAAATCACAGAGATGACCAAAACATTACATTTTCGGTATTCTTACCTGTCAGTTACCCCACTGAAGTCCATCCCGTAAGCGTTGTTATCGCTGTTATGATTATACACGCCCGTAGCCTTTTTCACATCAATTTTGTTAAGTCCAGCGAAGTGAACCTAAAAGAAAAACATGGCTAGAACAATAAATTGCAAGTTCGGaacatttgtaattttattgacaGTAGAATTTTTCAAAAGAATCCATCAAGATTCCTCTTTGAAATTCTATCTATGTCCTGTATTTCTTCGACTCATATTAGGTCGGTGAACCTACGGCCCCatctataaaatatttcaatgatAAAAATTATACCGTTATTCCAATCCCAGGACTGGAAGGTTCTGGCATTTCGACCCAACTCAGGGAATTGAGGTCGCCAATATGTTTGCTCTTGAGTGCCATATTATGGTGCATATCTTTTGAATGGTCTTCAGCTAAAGGAGTATAATATACTCCTCCCCATACcccctaaaaataataaacgaaaatattaatctttaggtcatattacatttaaattatgtcATAGATAAGGCCCGTAATATacggacagcttgaagcagTATACTAGTATCGACAGCTTTAAGCAGCGAATGCATAGCAAACTAGGTACAGTATTCAAAACACATACACGAAATCGCTCGACCAGCTGTTGTTGTGACTGATTTATGCAATTGTACGCTGAAATTTCAATTAACTATTACTACATCACTGCAAGAGCGATCCGTTTAAGTTGATCACTAGCTAACTGCTCTTCCTGTCCGTATATGGCAAGCCTAACCGTTAATTTGATACTGACACTCTGCAATACATTAACGGCTAAATGTAGATCAGCAACGCCTTCTATGTCGGATTCTTCAGGAATTTTATCATTAACCATAACTAAAACGACATGGTTACGGTTGGCTTCCTTCCGCCATTTGCCGACTAATTCTTCGATTCCTTCTACAGGTGGATAGGACGTGACGACAACAAGCTTATGATTAGGAGGCAAATTATTTCTAGCCAAAGTCAGCCTCTTAAGATCAGTCTCACTTCGCACAGTAATAGTTTTCCTTGAGTTTGGTTGGGCTGATGGTTTCCAACGTGCTAGAGTCAAGTAACCATTCTCAATTTTGTGACAAGATACGACCCgataatatgatgatgatgatgatacaggTTTGAATGTGTGACAGTCTGTTGCGGCTACTATGAACGAGTCTGCTGGCAAGATTCCGGATAGTAACTGTAAAATCTGAAATAAATTTATGCAAGTTTTTATATCTTTATCATTACTACAACATGTTCTTTTATATTGTGGTGCACCTATCACTTACGTTGTCATCCAATTTCAATCGTTGAAGAAATGTAACACAGACATTATACTTTTCCTGGTTTTGCCGAAGTTCTAGGATATCCTTTTTTTCATATTGAACATTAAGACTCTGTAGATCATCCTGTACTATATTTTTTAGCGTGTCATCTTGGGTATTGTCACACTCCAAATCATTAAATACTTCCAGAACCTTTATATAATCTCTACGATTATTTTCTGCGACTATTTGTAAAAAGATTTCCAATGAACTTTTAACCtggtaaaacatataattggtcatattattattacctaattagataaatattattgcttactttttatGTCTGACGATAGTAAAAGTTTAGGAATAAAATTGAATGTTGTTTTAACTTACGTCGGTCATACTAAATTGCAAGCGTGGAACAAACGTCAATGCATTGATTGATAGTTTATCGTTTTTTGATTTAGATAAATctataaatttaatattttccagTTGTATTCCACCACAGCTGTAAAATATGATGAACTCATATTATTAATTTACCTTATTGAACTAAACGTTAGCATTATTTAACTTCCTATCATTTACTATACCTTGTAATAGAATGCAGCGCATCTAtgcgtgctttcattacatTTTTTCCTTGGGAACTAGTTACTTGAGTTGATAAGTGCTTTTTGGTATCAATTGTGAGAGTTCTTATGAATGCAGGCTGTGACACTGCATCATGTTTTTGTCTTAAAGCATTCAGTTGCAGTAAGCCATCAATAAAAGTCACCCAATTGCCATCCCATTTAACAGCAGCTCCCGAAAAAGTTTCATTCGCTTCTTGAAGACTTTGGAAATCAGATCTGTAATTTTGTTAttgattttaaagaaaaatgataatgcttttaaagaaaaatatttaaagtaaacGATTAAAGAAATTTTACTAACAGACCATAGCCTAATTGATTAAAAAGTgagtaataaattaatcttaagtcaatttatatgaaaaatgagaACCTACTTGTAACAATAATCTCTTTCGTGAAGAATTTCATAAACATCTCGACAGCTGAGGGTTATTTCCTTATTTTTAGTTGTACTGTTTTCTTCAATGGTTTTAAATTCATctttgttttctaaaataaatccatTAGCTATCTTTGAAATGCCATGCATTACCTGAAAAAAAAGGTTGCAGactaatatttctttcttttttgcccgtattatgtatgtatttctaGTCAAGACCTATGAAACAAAAGACTGTGTTGGTTTTCCAGATTAGTTCCATAGGCTAGACATCAGCAAGTGGTAAAACCATCTGCTTCTTTGaattataaaatacaaacaaataacattGTGCACTCACTTCAAACCAACCAGAACCTCTGTGGAGAGCTATAGTTATTGTTAGTGACGTTCTATCATTCAGTAAAGGTTGAACAAACAATTCAACTTTGCTAAATTTGACGGaaactttctttttttcttgTCCAGTGGACATCGCCAGAGTGTCCCAGACAGCAACCAGGGCGGCCGCAAATGGATATACGTTTTGACCTTTAAAagcaaattcaaattaaaatagtttattcaagTAGTGTaacccgcagaatcgctaaaatcaagtggcagtgggcagggcacatagctcgtagagctgacggccgctggggcaggaaagttcttgagtggcgaccacgtagcgtgggcaggcctcccactaggtggaccgacgatctggtgaagatcgtgggaggcgcctggatgtgagcggcgcaggaccggtccttgtggaaatccttgggggaggcctttgtccagcagtggacgtctttcggctgaaacgaacgaacgaacgaacgattcagTAAATAGGCCTTTTCCAGGgcatttatacacgtcccaaatatagcttgccctaccaccacttcgggacaattaTATGGGCTGgtactgagaagaagtggcgaaaGAAAGTCAGTCACCTTTATCAGCAAATACAACACATTAATCTTAAACTACCggacgaaaaatattttttagggtaactatgtatttataaGTATTATCGCCGTGACTGtttcatgactatgtccatggAGATGTAAGGAGATCACGTAACGCCGTGACTGGTGACATCATCGAGCCAAAATCTAGGTAATTgcaagcttcaaccacaccaacgcgtgcagatcgcgtgccatcgccggcgcgatcatagggaaatgacaggtcgcgtgaactgtcatgggtcgcgcgacctgtcattagcCTTATGGCCGGTGTGGTTGAAGCCTTATTCGGTTCTTAGTTTTGGGTTTTACTTACCTCTGAGGACGTTTCCCCGCAAGTAACGATATTCCTCGTCATAGACAGTAACTATTTGTTTAGCAGCTGCTGCCACTTTTTTTTGTATCGTTTTGTACAGGGGAAGAGCCCTGTAAATTATTTAGTTGAGCGTTACGTATAATTTAGTTGAGCTACACGTTACTTTAGTAATTGTTTTGAAGTATCAATCATCTCTTACCATATCTCACCGTGAGCCCATTGCACCAGATGTGAAAGAAACGGTGTCCCCGTTGAAACTGGAAATTCGACCTTCGGATATAGAACATGCACTCTCGGATTGTAACCTTCCATGAATAACCTGCAAAATTATCTACCATGTCATCTACTtcatatttacaaacatttgtgtacCTAAACCATTACTTACTTTCCGATACCCTCTAAAACTAATGCGGGGTTATTTGGATGAGCTCGACGAGTCAGTGGAATATTATTACAGGTTGAAGGCAGAGATCGTTTGAGAATAGCCTGTAGAAGTCCGTGAGGAGCTATCTCCACCAGTACTGCATTGGGTGGAATCAGGCGAGACGCTTCCTCAAAAAGCACAGGATTCTGAAACCAATCAAGATTTATGTTAGAGAAGGAATATTAATAAGACATTTATCTTAATTCCTTTATGTATTCACCAGTAAATTATTTGTGTGGTACTCAGCAGAAGAATATTTGGCAGATTCGTCGCCCCACCGATCCTCTGGGACTGATGTTGAGACCCATTTCTCGCTGCGTGGTTTCGGGTCCTTGATCACTTctgataaatattttagtaagcTTGGCCCTGAGAATAAAACATTACATTgttttattgcctaaattatgACGTAAGATTTTGCATGAAGGATATTATGACACTATACCTGCATCAGCAATATACCGCGAGTGGTAAGCAATGTTTGAACAAGGAACCTCTTTAGCGAAGATTTTCTTATTAGCGAGCGAGGTCACGAAGTCCCTCATCACTTCAGCAGGTCCTGAGATGGTGCTGGACTCGGAGGAATTATGACAAGCGACTTCTATTTCTGGAGGAACCATGTCCACTATCTGAAATACATACGAGTAGTACCTATAATATAGCAAGTCACTAAaaaccaattttatttcaaaagctTTCAGAATATTGTTTTTGAGGTTGGTTCAATAGATTATTCAGATTTATAACTTACTTACACAGAATAATTATTTCAACGGAAACTTAAGtagtattattatgaaattcagaaagtaatttaattagGTAGTACGATTACGTACGATTTTTTTGATAATGTTGACATtatcaaaaaaatctttttgaaaTTGCCCATCCACTGCTGTTATTCACCAACTTTGTTTtagacaatttatttaataactggaATAATTAACTTTACCTGCTGGTACCCAAGACCCACTGCGGCCATGGAGCCATGGATGAAGGGTGTTTGTATGGACACCAAGCCCCGGCTGTAAGCGGACAGGATCATCTCCTCCGCGGTGAAGCAGCCGTCGGCGTACGCGCATCCAAGCTCACCGACGCTATGACCTGCGAGTTTACAAACGAACCTTTGACAAGTTtgttctcatcatcatcatcaacagccctttacagtccactgcttgGATTATGAGCCTCCTacagtggagggttttgccataatccccaagCTTGGCAGGCTGGTCGGAAattgcagtttaaaagattgatgttttgaGAGAGCGCTGTTGCCCGTtagttctctgtttgatgtgtagtccctaagtcgcctcttacgatacccgcgggaagagtaggggttggtgacaaatgtattctactcagCAGTCACCACACGGCACACGTTTGATCTAATTAAACCAAATTATTAGTGACTCATTGTCGTCTTTGCAAAGcaaagtattaaattatttttttgtaaaagaaaTAGTATGCTTACCGATGATATTATCTGGAACTAAGCCTAATTCCCGTAGAATGTCAGTGAGGCCTATTTGAACAGCGGCTATCCCAACAAAAGAGTGTAGTATGTTGTCGAAAATAGTTTTGTCCGGCGAAGTTATTATGTGCACGATATCAATGCCTTTTGGCTTCAATACTTGATCACATCTGAAAGAGACATAAACATAAGTCAAAGGATCATCTTTATAAAAACTGTTTCAAGTAGAATTTTTCCCatcaaaattcataaattaaaatGGGTTTTCATAGGTCCGGTCACCACAGGAAAAACAAAGCGACCGACATAACCCGTAGAAGTgataaaatcaagtggcagtgggcggggcacgtagctcgtagagctgatggccactggggcagaaaagttggCTGGATGACGTAGTGTAGGCAGGACTCCACTGggcggaccgacgatctggtgaaggtcgcagaaaGTACCTCgactggtcgttatggaaatccttggaggagaccTTTGTTCAGGAGTGgtagtcatttggctgaaacgaacgaacggtcACCGGTACCGGCTTAGTAGGTAAGTAAACTCGAActtgatgcaataaaaatacaatttggaCTTGGTCATCGTATTTTTGTTGAccaaacttcatcatcatcatcatcatttcagccacaggacgtccactactgaacataggcctcccccaatgacttccagatcgcacggttggtagcggcctgcatccagcgccttcctgctacctttatcaggtcgtcggtccaccttgtgggtggacgtcgcacgctgcgtttgcattccagaaccttgctgccccatcggccgtcagttctgcgtactatgtgccctgcccactgccacttcagcttgctgatccgttgggctatggcagcgactttagttcgtttacggatctcctcatttatgattcgatctcgtaaaaagacatcgagcatagccctctccatcgACCAAACTTACTTTTGGTGTAATATTTGTATCGTTAAGTTTCATCCACAAAAACGCGCCCCAGCAATTTTCGATCGacggaagcgcggggtgcggggagtttgattcgagcaatccgagcgtcattattgtagtgtgcgtgcgcactcatggataatttagcgtgtaccgataacactagttaaaacattcgcggaagaatggtggggcgcgtcttcgtggatgaaacgatctgtaCCTTTGTATGGCCGCGCTGAATATAGGGATGCGCATGAGTTGCGCGCCCATGCCGGCCCACTGCGAGCCCATGCCGCTGTACACGAACCACAGCGGCTTCTTCGCGGCGTCGAAGTACTCGCACTTCTCCGATATGCTGTACGTCTTCAACTCCTCATTCGTatcttgaataaaaatattagtttgtAAATTATGTTATCCTTTTCTATGTTTCGATACTCCATTTAATATTTGCGGTCTTTCAGGCAGAGTGGTTACTGGCTACGTCATGCTCTTCCTTCAGCCAATTTCGGGACTCTGCTGGATAGGAGCACTCTGTCTCTTGCCATATCACTCAGACTAGGCGTCAAGACAAACCATCCCCATCGCTGTCGTTGCGGTACCTACTCGCGTCGGTGAGTTAGGACACCGTTGCCTCCCATGGCCTCTCATGCCAAATGAGACATCCCATGGCGTCTCCCGACACGCGTGCATATTCTATGATTGTTACCATTCCTACATCCGGTGAAATcgaaaataatttgtgttttttttttagaataaatctaacaataaaaaagtataatgtaaaaaaaaattaccgaGTATAGTAAATCCTCTCCCAAGATGTCCACTGATGCTTATTTCATGGATGTTGTGCAGTAAAGCCAGCTCCTCGGGGTCTATTGGTCGGCTTTTCAGGTCATCCAATATTAATTGGACTGCGGATTCTTGTCTTCCCGAAATTGTTACTAGGTGTGGAATACTAGACTGGTACTTGGTTAGATCCTGCTGATAACATAAGCATTAAAATGTTGCAGGCGATTCGTCACCTCCAACATTTCTCCACAAaatggactattcccacctttcgtttCTACAGATCAGCTTGAGcactaataaaaacccaaccagtaaaggtctTTGTCTCGAGGATAGTAAACTCTCATTGGACCCACaaggaaattaatcagaagagtATAGGAAGAGTGTTTAGTATTGTAACTAAATCCTAACAGTTCAAAATTCAGAATATACAAGTGGTGTCTCACTAAGTGTTTTCTTTATGAACCTCTACATAAACATCACCTCaaataaacaacataaaaagtggtccttcgagccggattaagTTAAGGTTCAACTtgcctccagtgcaaagcggatgacaagtgacaaaacaaaggtttaaaacctataagaaaagattatgcaatgataataattaaattaaaatattgccTTTGGTTTGTAATGGCCATGTAATAAAACATGAGCATTGCACCCGGTGATGGAAAGAGAGTTCACGGCCGTGAATCCCCTTCCGAATGGCTGGTGCTCTCTGACGATCTGCATGCGGCCGTCGTTTAGTGCTGCTATGTCGTTCCGAGGTGTTGAGCAATGGAGGTTTGCAGCTATTTGTCCTTTATGGTATCCTAGTAAGACCTgaagaagaaataataataagaacttACATTTCAGGAGACCGTAAGATTAATCTTAAAAAGTCGCAAagtaaaaagcgcttttacagtCATTTCATGGTCATATCGCAAGAGAAAGTCGCTAAACTTAACATCGACACTATTTCTACCGAAATTATGATCCACAGAATTACCTTGGTTATGGCAGAAATTCCAGAAGCTGCTTCAGCGTATCCAATGTTAGACATCACACTTCCAACCAGCAATGGATCCGATCGGTCTTTACAAAAAACGTCGCCGATTGCTTCTAGTTCAGATTTATCTGCCTCGGACGTAGCTAAAACAAATTTATCGTTTGTTTTAGCcaaaaaaataagtacctaaatgaAGGATTTGAACTACACTCCTCAAACTTATAAAACGAGTTGAGGAGGTATTGcagaataaaattatattttttaaagatttcaattcatttattttaacttggaaactgtcgcccgtattcacaaacgatgcttgcttaagtgaagcagaaaattgtACTCACAGtgctgaatagagctctgtgattagttcgtgtgtcaccctgtgcgcccacgcgcactgtgagacctcatagtaatttgTGTATTTCGTTAGAATACGGATTATCTATTGGTAtgtaataaattgtaaaattagTTATTACCCGATCCAACACCCTCAACATATTCTACAGCCTGAGGCACTATTCCAGCTTCATCGTAGAATTTATTCAAAAAGTTCCTTACAATTCGTGGCTCTCTGTAGAAACCGAATCGAGGGTCTTTTTGATTGCCTAACGACAAAAATTCACTTTTTACGTGCGTGATCTCTGCGTAAATTCTGAaaaatttattatgtttttaaaactgCTGCACAAAAATTAATTAGCAATGAATcaacataaacataaaaaagtaaataaatgctAACCTAAGTGCATCTTTTTCTTTCTGTAAGAATAACACGTTAATGGCTTCGGACTTCGCGCACCCATCAGCATTTTGATCGAAGGACTTAGTTTTGCCGTCCATGCAAATCTTTATagttctgtaaataaaaaaatactttatacaAAAGTTCCAATgccaaattaataatttaatcttcttattcgtttcgctcttggcagagcggttgTGGTCAATAATTTAATACCATACTTGGTTAAATTATACGGATTATATTGAAGAAAATTCGGTAATTCcattgaatcatcatcatcatcatcatttcagccacaggacgtccactgctgaacataggcctcccccaataacgTCCATTATGAATAGAGGTaggtaaaagtgctttataaaagtctataatatttgcaaaattaaatgagttttatgagagtTCTTTATGAGTTTTAATAGCTGTTTAGTAAGATGTTCATCAGACAGACTAAGCACCAGTGTGCCTTgtctaattttaatattttaccaGGAACGTACCTTCCATAATGCACCATAGACTGTGGATGCAACGTCAAGTTACCGCCTCCTACAATGGCAGCATCGCATTCCCCTCGAACTATGGCCTTGTATGCCTGTTCTAAGGCCACGGTGGAGCTGCAGCAAGCTTGGTCGATCGCCGTAGATGGGCCTTTAGCGTTCAGCCAGTAAGAGATACGGTTCGCAAACATGGCTTTGCTACATCTGtaagaaaataatgatttaCAGATCTCGAAAGCCTTTACTTTGCACAGAACTGCTTGAACATTATTAGAAATAGAGATGCAGAATGCAACTCGGCAGTCACTGCCTACTAAATCTCCTTTTGAACTTTACCAGTATTGCATAAGTTGATTTTTAATAGTTCAAATTGTGATTAATTAGTAGATCCTTCTCTCTTCTAATTGCattgcccgacagggtccataatgaTCTATTTAGCTTTAAGCCTTATCTATCTTTCTCCCATGTTACATTATGgtgatgcaaataaatatctatctagCTACCACTGAACGTTTATTGAAATCACCCCTGGATATTACGTCATTTATGACAGTTTGATCGTAATATTCAACAGCTTGAATTTCCATTTGTTCCATTACATACCCAACTATGCCAAATCCTGTTCTAGAGGTGGCAACGTAGAAGGATGCCTTTTCGGTTTCAGAGAAACATGTCCCAACGTAGACTCCAACTTTTTTCCCAGAGAGGTGCTCTGGATTCAAGCCTATAAAGGAAATAAATTCTTACTGTTGTCCtgattttttttcaatgaaaaacagacagacagatgaCATTTTACACAcgatattatacagggtgtcccagaatgggtgaatcaaactgctaggggaggtagctctactaatgtaggtactactatccctaaaaaatatgaaaaaaaaaataaagcgcataagaacacaattttttttaaactgaaaataaatcagctatTGCTgtgtttggagtttatttgtacttttttcttactaatattaattgtacatgatcgcttcgtataactgtaaacaaacttttaaaataatgactagatttcgagtttagagcactttatttaaaaaaaatccgaactcataatttttttttcatatttttagggatagtacattagcaGAGCTACCttccctagcagtttgattcacccattctgggacaccctgtatgtaattTGGTGATAGTTACCAGCATCGTAAATGGCTTGGAACGTCTGCTCCATCATTTTCCTCGACATGAAGTCCATGTTACTGGCAAGCCTGAAGTGCACTCCAAAGAACTGAGCATCGAAACGACCCAGCTGAGGCACGTCGCCCGTGTACCGGGATACCTCCGGGTGATTGAATGTCCAGCGCTTGCTTCCAGAGGTTATGGGATTTTTCTGAAGGGATACGATTCAATTATGAAGTCTTTTATCAACATTTATGAGAAATAGCTGTCTATTCTGTATTTTTATCCCATTTAGTGACATAATATAATGTTTTCAGTATCACGAAACTTGTCCATTGTGAAAAGATCAACAGTTTCAATCTAAAGGTCAGTAA
Encoded here:
- the LOC135082508 gene encoding fatty acid synthase-like isoform X2 — translated: MVVAKEQNGKFEYKMDGERVVISGMSGLYPRANNVKELSETLYNKKNPITSGSKRWTFNHPEVSRYTGDVPQLGRFDAQFFGVHFRLASNMDFMSRKMMEQTFQAIYDAGLNPEHLSGKKVGVYVGTCFSETEKASFYVATSRTGFGIVGCSKAMFANRISYWLNAKGPSTAIDQACCSSTVALEQAYKAIVRGECDAAIVGGGNLTLHPQSMVHYGRTIKICMDGKTKSFDQNADGCAKSEAINVLFLQKEKDALRIYAEITHVKSEFLSLGNQKDPRFGFYREPRIVRNFLNKFYDEAGIVPQAVEYVEGVGSATSEADKSELEAIGDVFCKDRSDPLLVGSVMSNIGYAEAASGISAITKVLLGYHKGQIAANLHCSTPRNDIAALNDGRMQIVREHQPFGRGFTAVNSLSITGCNAHVLLHGHYKPKDLTKYQSSIPHLVTISGRQESAVQLILDDLKSRPIDPEELALLHNIHEISISGHLGRGFTILDTNEELKTYSISEKCEYFDAAKKPLWFVYSGMGSQWAGMGAQLMRIPIFSAAIQRCDQVLKPKGIDIVHIITSPDKTIFDNILHSFVGIAAVQIGLTDILRELGLVPDNIIGHSVGELGCAYADGCFTAEEMILSAYSRGLVSIQTPFIHGSMAAVGLGYQQIVDMVPPEIEVACHNSSESSTISGPAEVMRDFVTSLANKKIFAKEVPCSNIAYHSRYIADAGPSLLKYLSEVIKDPKPRSEKWVSTSVPEDRWGDESAKYSSAEYHTNNLLNPVLFEEASRLIPPNAVLVEIAPHGLLQAILKRSLPSTCNNIPLTRRAHPNNPALVLEGIGKLFMEGYNPRVHVLYPKVEFPVSTGTPFLSHLVQWAHGEIWALPLYKTIQKKVAAAAKQIVTVYDEEYRYLRGNVLRGQNVYPFAAALVAVWDTLAMSTGQEKKKVSVKFSKVELFVQPLLNDRTSLTITIALHRGSGWFEVMHGISKIANGFILENKDEFKTIEENSTTKNKEITLSCRDVYEILHERDYCYKSDFQSLQEANETFSGAAVKWDGNWVTFIDGLLQLNALRQKHDAVSQPAFIRTLTIDTKKHLSTQVTSSQGKNVMKARIDALHSITSCGGIQLENIKFIDLSKSKNDKLSINALTFVPRLQFSMTDVKSSLEIFLQIVAENNRRDYIKVLEVFNDLECDNTQDDTLKNIVQDDLQSLNVQYEKKDILELRQNQEKYNVCVTFLQRLKLDDNILQLLSGILPADSFIVAATDCHTFKPVSSSSSYYRVVSCHKIENGYLTLARWKPSAQPNSRKTITVRSETDLKRLTLARNNLPPNHKLVVVTSYPPVEGIEELVGKWRKEANRNHVVLVMVNDKIPEESDIEGVADLHLAVNVLQSGVWGGVYYTPLAEDHSKDMHHNMALKSKHIGDLNSLSWVEMPEPSSPGIGITVHFAGLNKIDVKKATGVYNHNSDNNAYGMDFSGVTDRGDRVMGIVPSGSASKRLKGLPQLLWPVPDHWTMEEAATVPLPYAHAFYCLVIKAKAKPNLSILVHGGAGALGQAAIAVALELRMRVFATVSDMRKKRFLLKLFPELNEDHIGNSRDSSFEDMILVQTKGLGVGYVINCLKGDLRNTSFRVMMHTAITFDTEVDSNFNFGMSNLMVDKNYIAVNFSSIFTEADSTTMKKLQLLISEGIARGYVRPLTHVTYPAHEAARALRLLSTSAHRGRVLLRISDTSPPIQPRITCSSNRSHLIICDDEFHGLQLADRLIQHGAKKLVVHLPKVPTSINIKKQSWKNQNSEVKLSTTPLNGISSIQSMLEDCAAIAPIEGTYFIATTGMKKEEILVRLDDLSRKLCTNLKYFAIMSTEEEFGNQICVSRKQIGLPATKLSIPKIRKMDDAYQCKGAVSFSSALDAFETVVKTAATVAQAHPSSKPQLTLLQKIATIANIKVSGDLDDSAFLSDIGVGQEKAHAVAALFKDEYHLCLSEDDIPMLSIKQIQEMDQMMNGSLTKEVKGFDMFFSYICNDEMLATDTVFLPTLLCTSNSMQNEELEMTGTPLFIVPGLEGHWDRFGELCERLKVAALLLQPGLDFLNESVQETAKRYANVMMKKIDAEKKFCLMGYESGVLVALELASILEEHGYNGTVYCIGEAPEQFKAFLEKELQQYGSGEALQESLIRHMFGVMGGRSEVQFCEGTSWQEKVEVCVRALMGHIPLSTQYVRGQFNAARARLFQTIQYTPRLKPLRSRLILIRPENFEVVYPEPLQKYSEQPIIVHNLRSTLAHVLKDLRCAAIVNQYLDPDVLEEYENKNLCDTYILDANKFLTAGVCDDDE